Genomic segment of Candidatus Fusobacterium pullicola:
ATTTATTTTTAGTAAAATGTTCTCGTGAACATTAAATGATACAAGATATTTAAAGAAACTACTTGTTAATAAAATTGAATTGAAAAATAGGGAAAAGGGAGTGTTTTAAATGAGAAATTTAGAAAAATATCATGGAGTAATACCAGCATTCTATGCATGCTATGACAAAGAGGGGAATATAAGTGTAGAGGGAGTAAAGGCTTTAACAAGATACTTTATTGAAGCAGGAGTAAAAGGTGTATATGTTGGAGGATCATCAGGAGAGTGTATCTACCAAGGTAAAGAAGAAAGAAAAGTAGTTTTAGAAACTATAATGAAAGAAGCTCAAGGAAAATTAACAGTTATAGCTCACGTAGCTTGTAATAATACTGCAGATAGTATGGAATTAGCTGCTCATGCAGAAAGTTTAGGAGTAGATGCAATAGCTGCAATACCACCAATTTATTTCCGTTTACCAGAACATGCAATAGCAAAATATTGGAATGACATTTCAAGTGCTGCACCAAATACAGATTTCGTAATTTATAATATTCCACAACTAGCAGGAGTTGCTTTAACACCATCTTTATATAAAGAAATGTTAAAAAATCCAAGAGTAATAGGAGTTAAAAACTCATCAATGCCTATTCAAGATATTCAAACATTTAAGGCTATTGGAGGAAAGGATACAATAGTATTCAATGGTCCAGATGAACAATTCATAGGTGGGTTTATGATAGGAGCTGAAGGAGGAATAGGAGGAACTTATGGAGCTATGCCTAAGTTATTCTTAAAAGCTCTAGAGTGTTTCCAAAAAGGAGATTATGAAACAGCTCGTGCTATCCAATATGATGTAAATGATATAATAACAGCATTATGTTCTTGTAAAGGAAATATGTATGGAGTAATTAAAGCTACTTTAAAAATCAACCATAACATAGAAATTGGAGGAGTTCGTGCTCCATTAGCTAACCTTGTAGAAGAGGATATGCCAAAAGTTGAAGCTGTAGCTAAATTAATAAGAGATACAGAAGCTAAATATTTATAATATATAAAAATAGGTCCTCGGGATAACTGAGGACTTTTTTTGTACCTTGATTTTTTTAAAAAATTGAGAGATAATGGGAGCAAGGAAGAAAACAACTAGGAGGAGCAGATGTGAATAAAAAACCGAAAGTGGTAGTTATAGGTGGGGGAAGTGGAATATCGGTAATGTTAAGAGGATTAAAGTATTTACCAGTAGATTTAACTGCTATTGTATCTGTAGCTGATGATGGAGGAAGTAGTGGAGCTTTGAGAAAAGAGTTTGATTCACCCCCACCAGGAGATTTAAGAAATGTTTTAATAGCTTTGAGTGATGTGGAGCCAATAATAGAGGATGTTTTCCAATATAGATTTAAAGAGGAGAGTTCTATTGGAGCACACCCTTTAGGAAATCTTTTAATAATGGCGATGAATGAAATAACAGGAAATATTGGAGATGCAGTTGATAGACTTAGAAAGTTGTTTAATATAAGGGCTAAGATATTACCAGCAACTTTGGATAATGTTATTCTTTTTGGAGAAACAGAAAGTGGTAAAATTATTGAGGGAGAATCAAATATACCCTTTGTTAAAGAAAGAATAAAAAAAGTTTTTTATAAAAATGAAAGAAAAGCTCCAATAAAAAATTTAGAGGCTTTAGAAGATGCTGATTTAATAGTTTTTGGAATAGGAAGCTTATATACTAGTTTAATTCCAAATTTACTATTGAGTGGAATAAAAGAGAGTTTAGAAAAGAGTAAAGCAAAAGTAGTATATGTTTGTAATGCAATGCAGCAGCCTGGAGAAACAGAGGGATATACAGCTGACGAACATATAGAGGCAATATGTAAGGTTATTGGGAATAATATTATAGATGAAGTAGTTGTTGATACTAGGGATATTCCAGAAGAGATATTGGAAAGATATAGAGCTCAGAATAGTGATAGAGTTTTAGTAGATAAAGAGAGTATAAAAAGTAGAGGGATAAAGGTAAAAGATAGAGACATTCTAGAAATTGACTCAAGAGGTATGGTAAGACATCATCCGTACAAATTAGCAGCAACATTATATTCTTTAATAGATAAATGGGAGGAGTTTTATGTTTAAACATGTATTTGGACCGGTTCCGTCTAGAAGATTGGGTGTTTCTTTAGGAGTGGATTTAGTAACACCTAAAAGTTGTAATATGAACTGTGTATTTTGTGAGTGTGGAGCTACAAGAGAATTAAAATTAAAAAGAGAGAGCTTTAAAGATATAGATGAAGTAAAAAATGAGATCTTGGAAGCTATAAAAATTGTAAAACCTGATTATATAACTTTTTCTGGTAGTGGAGAACCGACTTTAAGTAAGGATTTAGGTAAAATTATTGAGTGGATAAAATCTAATTTAGAAATTAAAGTTTGTGTAATTACAAATAGTTTATTGTTAGAAGATAATGAAGTGGTAAAAGAATTAGAAAAAGCAGATTTGATAATGCCAACATTGAACAGTGTAGACAATTTGATCTTTAAAAAAATAAATAGACCTTCAGCTCAGATAGATGTATCTCAAGTTATGAGAGGGTTAGAAAATTTAAGT
This window contains:
- the yvcK gene encoding uridine diphosphate-N-acetylglucosamine-binding protein YvcK, whose amino-acid sequence is MNKKPKVVVIGGGSGISVMLRGLKYLPVDLTAIVSVADDGGSSGALRKEFDSPPPGDLRNVLIALSDVEPIIEDVFQYRFKEESSIGAHPLGNLLIMAMNEITGNIGDAVDRLRKLFNIRAKILPATLDNVILFGETESGKIIEGESNIPFVKERIKKVFYKNERKAPIKNLEALEDADLIVFGIGSLYTSLIPNLLLSGIKESLEKSKAKVVYVCNAMQQPGETEGYTADEHIEAICKVIGNNIIDEVVVDTRDIPEEILERYRAQNSDRVLVDKESIKSRGIKVKDRDILEIDSRGMVRHHPYKLAATLYSLIDKWEEFYV
- a CDS encoding dihydrodipicolinate synthase family protein, whose protein sequence is MRNLEKYHGVIPAFYACYDKEGNISVEGVKALTRYFIEAGVKGVYVGGSSGECIYQGKEERKVVLETIMKEAQGKLTVIAHVACNNTADSMELAAHAESLGVDAIAAIPPIYFRLPEHAIAKYWNDISSAAPNTDFVIYNIPQLAGVALTPSLYKEMLKNPRVIGVKNSSMPIQDIQTFKAIGGKDTIVFNGPDEQFIGGFMIGAEGGIGGTYGAMPKLFLKALECFQKGDYETARAIQYDVNDIITALCSCKGNMYGVIKATLKINHNIEIGGVRAPLANLVEEDMPKVEAVAKLIRDTEAKYL
- a CDS encoding radical SAM protein, encoding MFKHVFGPVPSRRLGVSLGVDLVTPKSCNMNCVFCECGATRELKLKRESFKDIDEVKNEILEAIKIVKPDYITFSGSGEPTLSKDLGKIIEWIKSNLEIKVCVITNSLLLEDNEVVKELEKADLIMPTLNSVDNLIFKKINRPSAQIDVSQVMRGLENLSKKYKGKIYIESFIIEGLNDSNEHTEKMVAFLKNINFTKLQLNTLDRPGTENWVQPASYETMQRIKNKYLELGISNVEIVKEMKELDKKIEVNEELLKNMKEKREYSEKDLKKIFKI